From Corvus cornix cornix isolate S_Up_H32 chromosome 5, ASM73873v5, whole genome shotgun sequence, the proteins below share one genomic window:
- the COQ6 gene encoding ubiquinone biosynthesis monooxygenase COQ6, mitochondrial encodes MAALRGRALLVPLGARLRAGPRAPLSSAASAPPLYDVVVSGGGMVGSAMAAVLGHDIHFHDKKIALLEAGPRKEYDYMPDSYSNRVSSISPGSATLLSSCGAWDHVCSLRFKPFRRMQVWDACSEGMIVFEKDDLDDMGYIVENDVIMSALTKQLDAVADRVEVFYRSRAVGYTWPLPSHSGDTSPWVQVELVDGRRLQTKLLIGADGHNSVVRKKAEIKNIEHQYDQSAVVATLHLSEATDNNVAWQRFLPTGPIALLPLSDTASSLVWSTSHDHASELLAMDEESFVDSINSAFWSNINHSDFIDTAGAMFRSAISLLKPSGTAVRQLPPSVAKVDPESRAMFPLGMGHATEYVQHRVALIGDAAHRVHPLAGQGVNLGFGDIACLAHHLSAAAFNGSDLGSLKHLLKFETERQRHNVSLIAATDVLKRLYSTTLAPLVLLRTWGLQATNALPPVKEQIMAFASK; translated from the exons ATGGCGGCGCTGCGCGGGCGGGCGCTGCTGGTCCCGCTCGGAGCGCGGCTGCGGGCAGGGCCCCGCGCCCCGCTCAGCTCCGCCGCCTCCGCCCCGCCGCTCTACGATGTGGTGGTGTCGGGCGGGGGCATGGTCGGGAGCGCCATGGCCGCCGTGCTGG GGCATGATATCCACTTCCATGATAAGAAGATTGCTCTGCTGGAGGCTGGTCCCAGGAAAGAATATGACTACATGCCAGATAGTTACAGTAACAGGGTCAGTTCCATCTCACCAGGATCAGCAACCCTCCTAAGCA gttGTGGCGCCTGGGATCACGTCTGCAGCCTGAGATTCAAACCGTTCCGGCGAATGCAG gtATGGGATGCTTGTTCAGAAGGCATGATCGTTTTTGAGAAAGATGACTTAGATGACATGGGTTACATAGTGGAGAACGATGTCATTATGTCTGCTCTCACAAAACAGTTAGATGCAGTAGCAG ACCGGGTGGAGGTTTTCTACAGGAGCAGAGCAGTCGGGTACACCTGgccccttccttcccacagcGGTGACACAAGCCCTTGGGTGCAAGTTGAGTTAGTTGATGGACGCAGACTTCAGACCAAGCTGCTG ATTGGTGCGGATGGTCATAATTCTGTGGTCCggaagaaagctgaaattaagAACATTGAACATCAGTATGACCAGTCAGCTGTGGTGGCAACTCTCCATTTATCTGAG GCCACAGACAACAATGTAGCATGGCAGCGGTTCCTTCCCACCGGGCCAATTGCGCTTCTTCCG CTGTCTGACACTGCCAGCTCTCTGGTCTGGTCTACATCTCATGACCATGCATCGGAGCTTCTTGCTATGGATGAGGAAAGCTTTGTGGATAGCATCAACTCTGCCTTT TGGAGCAACATAAACCACTCTGACTTCATTGACACTGCTGGGGCCATGTTTCGTTCTGCCATTTCACTCCTGAAGCCCTCTGGCACTGCAGTCCGTCAGCTGCCCCCAAGTGTTGCTAAAGTCGATCCAGAGAGCCGAGCCATGTTCCCTCTTGGAATGGGGCACGCGACAGAGTATGTCCAGCATCGTGTGGCTCTTATCGG GGATGCAGCACACAGAGTCCACCCACTTGCAGGACAAGGAGTAAACCTGGGTTTTGGTGATATTGCATGTTTAGCTCATCACCTCAGTGCAGCAGCCTTCAATGGGAGCGACCTGG GCTCCTTAAAACACCTCCTCAAGTTTGAAACAGAACGTCAGAGGCATAATGTCTCCTTGATAGCTGCTACTGATGTGCTAAAAAGGCTTTACTCCACCACACTGGCTCCTCTGGTGTTGCTGAGGACATGGGGATTACAAGCAACAAATGCCCTGCCTCCTGTCAAA gaGCAAATCATGGCTTTTGCCAGCAAGTGA
- the FAM161B gene encoding protein FAM161B isoform X1: MGGRRSPLEPGVPCQAKLWGDLGVFEEDEELEGFRREAEVLREKLREALSHTSGNIRQSSSLTDLTSDSTWDQQKPHLLPKSRLRPKSASSPWIPSITIPQPFKMTLREARKKSELMKSYMFLELDKERDKRQSQDEAECQKQFRAQPVPAHVFLPLYQEIMEQNEIRRQAATQKRKELLLSTQRPFSFLEKEEKKKEAIRQKFLAATPNESSKQKQASKKVPKSTYDSLLGDKLKEAELYREIRIQMRANDLLKSSIAPIDTSNCRREPQSRTATRTKQERLGFLQDKSFSFKPKINPTIPDFEELYWAFQRKTVRRQEIKEPTRNKPFKLRTSNLHARQRQANEKTKDSQKLSKVSVQKSQSLPGLSSLSSNTLPVHITDATRKRESAIRYAQDNKKEGDKEGIYWLEKQKMKCQAMQKSVNSRAKALDPHKSLEETQKEKSKQNRQNMQDRTKEYRKELEEMQLRVKNRPYLFEQVTKHDARRGAERRYRRTLQQVGLSEEFVKKKGKDATDLLQEESGVHSIVASLSEFLWLHPISYARGKPFLVLDNHCFCRLPEARGEKDDCMEQEGVPQEEQSGKEVAT, encoded by the exons ATGGGGGGCCGGCGGTCTCCGTTAGAACCGGGCGTACCGTGCCAGGCAAAGTTATGGGGTGACCTCGGGGTGTTCGAAGAAGATGAGGAGCTGGAGGGTTTCAGAAGGGAGGCGGAAGTTCTGCGTGAGAAGCTGAGGGAGGCTCTCAG TCATACATCTGGTAACATAAGGCAGTCCAGTTCTTTGACCGACCTCACCTCGGACAGTACCTGGGATCAGCAAAAGCCTCACTTGCTTCCTAAATCCCGCTTGAGGCCAAAAAGCGCTTCATCTCCCTGGATTCCTTCCATCACCATCCCTCAGCCTTTCAAAATGACACTGCGGGAAGCTCGCAAAAAGTCCGAGTTGATGAAGTCATACATGTTTCTTGAACTAGAcaaagagagagacaaaaggCAAAGCCAGGATGAAGCTGAATGTCAGAAACAATTCCGGGCACAGCCTGTACCTGCCCATGTGTTTCTGCCCCTTTATCAGGAAATAATGGAGCAGAATGAGATTCGCAGGCaagcagcaacacagaaaagaaaggagctgCTACTTTCAACACAGCGGCCCTTCAGTTttctggagaaggaagagaaaaagaaagaagctaTCAGACAAAAATTCCTGGCAGCAACCCCAAATGAGAGCTCCAAACAGAAGCAAGCCAGTAAAAAAGTTCCTAAATCTACTTATGACTCACTTCTTGGAGATAAACTCAAAG AAGCTGAACTCTACAGGGAAATCCGTATTCAAATGAGAGCAAATGATTTGCTCAAGAGCTCCATAGCTCCTATAGATACCAGCAACTGTCGGAGAGAGCCTCAGTCCCGAACTGCCACCAGAACTAAGCAGGAAAGACTTGGCTTCTTACAGGACAAAAGTTTCAGCTTCAAGCCAAAGATTAATCCAACAATACCAGATTTTGAAGAACTTTACTGggcatttcagaggaaaacagtaAGGAGACAAGAAATCAAAGAGCCAACTCGTAATAAGCCATTCAAGCTAAGAACCTCCAATCTCCATGCCAGGCAGAGGCAGGCTAATGAAAAGACAAAG gattctCAGAAGCTTTCCAAGGTTTCAGTGCAAAAAAGTCAGTCTCTGCCTGgactttcctctctctcttccaacACCCTTCCTGTGCATATTACAGATGCAACTAGAAAGAGGGAATCAGCTATCAG aTATGCCCAAGATAACAAAAAGGAAGGGGACAAAGAAGGAATTTATTggctggagaaacagaaaatgaaatgtcaggCTATGCAAAAGTCTGTGAACAGCCGAGCAAAAGCACTGGATCCTCATAAAAGTTTGGAGGAAACACAAAAGGAGAAGTCAAAACAGAATCG gcAAAATATGCAAGACAGAACAAAAGAATACAGAAAGGAGCTGGAAGAAATGCAGCTGCGAGTCAAGAACAGACCATACCTCTTTGAACAGGTCACCAAG CATGATGCTCGTCGAGGAGCAGAGCGTCGCTACAGACGCACCCTCCAGCAGGTTGGCCTAAGCGAAgaatttgtaaagaaaaaagggaaagatgcCACTGACCTGCTGCAAGAAGAATCTGGTGTTCACAG CATTGTGGCTTCTCTCTCTGAATTCCTATGGCTGCACCCTATTTCATATGCACGGGGCAAACCATTTCTGGTATTAGACAATCACTGTTTCTGCAGACTGCCTGAGGCTCGGGGCGAAAAGGACGACTGTATGGAACAGGAAGGAGTACCTCAGGAGGAACAGAGTGGAAAGGAAGTGGCAACATAA
- the FAM161B gene encoding protein FAM161B isoform X2, whose translation MGGRRSPLEPGVPCQAKLWGDLGVFEEDEELEGFRREAEVLREKLREALSHTSGNIRQSSSLTDLTSDSTWDQQKPHLLPKSRLRPKSASSPWIPSITIPQPFKMTLREARKKSELMKSYMFLELDKERDKRQSQDEAECQKQFRAQPVPAHVFLPLYQEIMEQNEIRRQAATQKRKELLLSTQRPFSFLEKEEKKKEAIRQKFLAATPNESSKQKQASKKVPKSTYDSLLGDKLKEAELYREIRIQMRANDLLKSSIAPIDTSNCRREPQSRTATRTKQERLGFLQDKSFSFKPKINPTIPDFEELYWAFQRKTVRRQEIKEPTRNKPFKLRTSNLHARQRQANEKTKDSQKLSKVSVQKSQSLPGLSSLSSNTLPVHITDATRKRESAIRYAQDNKKEGDKEGIYWLEKQKMKCQAMQKSVNSRAKALDPHKSLEETQKEKSKQNRQNMQDRTKEYRKELEEMQLRVKNRPYLFEQVTKHDARRGAERRYRRTLQQVGLSEEFVKKKGKDATDLLQEESGVHRLPEARGEKDDCMEQEGVPQEEQSGKEVAT comes from the exons ATGGGGGGCCGGCGGTCTCCGTTAGAACCGGGCGTACCGTGCCAGGCAAAGTTATGGGGTGACCTCGGGGTGTTCGAAGAAGATGAGGAGCTGGAGGGTTTCAGAAGGGAGGCGGAAGTTCTGCGTGAGAAGCTGAGGGAGGCTCTCAG TCATACATCTGGTAACATAAGGCAGTCCAGTTCTTTGACCGACCTCACCTCGGACAGTACCTGGGATCAGCAAAAGCCTCACTTGCTTCCTAAATCCCGCTTGAGGCCAAAAAGCGCTTCATCTCCCTGGATTCCTTCCATCACCATCCCTCAGCCTTTCAAAATGACACTGCGGGAAGCTCGCAAAAAGTCCGAGTTGATGAAGTCATACATGTTTCTTGAACTAGAcaaagagagagacaaaaggCAAAGCCAGGATGAAGCTGAATGTCAGAAACAATTCCGGGCACAGCCTGTACCTGCCCATGTGTTTCTGCCCCTTTATCAGGAAATAATGGAGCAGAATGAGATTCGCAGGCaagcagcaacacagaaaagaaaggagctgCTACTTTCAACACAGCGGCCCTTCAGTTttctggagaaggaagagaaaaagaaagaagctaTCAGACAAAAATTCCTGGCAGCAACCCCAAATGAGAGCTCCAAACAGAAGCAAGCCAGTAAAAAAGTTCCTAAATCTACTTATGACTCACTTCTTGGAGATAAACTCAAAG AAGCTGAACTCTACAGGGAAATCCGTATTCAAATGAGAGCAAATGATTTGCTCAAGAGCTCCATAGCTCCTATAGATACCAGCAACTGTCGGAGAGAGCCTCAGTCCCGAACTGCCACCAGAACTAAGCAGGAAAGACTTGGCTTCTTACAGGACAAAAGTTTCAGCTTCAAGCCAAAGATTAATCCAACAATACCAGATTTTGAAGAACTTTACTGggcatttcagaggaaaacagtaAGGAGACAAGAAATCAAAGAGCCAACTCGTAATAAGCCATTCAAGCTAAGAACCTCCAATCTCCATGCCAGGCAGAGGCAGGCTAATGAAAAGACAAAG gattctCAGAAGCTTTCCAAGGTTTCAGTGCAAAAAAGTCAGTCTCTGCCTGgactttcctctctctcttccaacACCCTTCCTGTGCATATTACAGATGCAACTAGAAAGAGGGAATCAGCTATCAG aTATGCCCAAGATAACAAAAAGGAAGGGGACAAAGAAGGAATTTATTggctggagaaacagaaaatgaaatgtcaggCTATGCAAAAGTCTGTGAACAGCCGAGCAAAAGCACTGGATCCTCATAAAAGTTTGGAGGAAACACAAAAGGAGAAGTCAAAACAGAATCG gcAAAATATGCAAGACAGAACAAAAGAATACAGAAAGGAGCTGGAAGAAATGCAGCTGCGAGTCAAGAACAGACCATACCTCTTTGAACAGGTCACCAAG CATGATGCTCGTCGAGGAGCAGAGCGTCGCTACAGACGCACCCTCCAGCAGGTTGGCCTAAGCGAAgaatttgtaaagaaaaaagggaaagatgcCACTGACCTGCTGCAAGAAGAATCTGGTGTTCACAG ACTGCCTGAGGCTCGGGGCGAAAAGGACGACTGTATGGAACAGGAAGGAGTACCTCAGGAGGAACAGAGTGGAAAGGAAGTGGCAACATAA